The segment actttttttttcaaattttctttttataattcaaaaatacttttgaaactgtttttttaatttttattttaaattttttagaatttctttttattttataaaattttaaaacctaattccaaaaccccaccccccccccctaactctaaaccctaaggtttggattaattaacccaaggggtataagtgtatatttacctctttaatgaaacctatttttgtgactttgagtcttgagtgctagtttgggaacaaaaacttggtttggtgatATCCTAGTCATTTTCTCTATAATAATGGCCATGCTTCAAAATTTTGGCTTTTTTGAACCGAATTAGAttaataattcaataaagttATTATAGAAAAATTGTCTCTGTCTCTTTGAATCAGGATGATAAGGAAGTATTGGCTCCAAGTTCTGATGTTACTGCATCAACTACCACAGCAGCTACTCATGGTATTGAAGTAGCAACAGAATTTAAACCAGTGGAACATCCGGTCGAGCCTTTGGACAATGATCAACTGATTCAATGTCCCTTGCCCGAACCATCCATTCTTAATGTAACCCCGCAATGGTTCTTTGTTAGTCTTAAGTGTAGCTGCTTATACAAAAGCTCTGAAGTTTTGAAATTTGTAATCTTTGTAGTGATCCTTTCTATATTTGGGATTTGATGCAAAACAGGATGGAAGAATCTGGAAGGAGAGAGTCTCTGCGTCTATGAGGAGAAGAGGTGATTTGCAGATTATGAAAGATGAGAATTCTACTGAATCTGATGGTTCAGCACCAAAACCGCCTCGCCCGCCTAATCGTTCCATCTTGCCATCATTTAGTGCCCCTGAACACAACTTGCTAAATTTACTAGAAGAATGCAATGCGATTCAGACGGTAGCTTCCAAGAACGGATGAACAAAAGTTCCTTATCAAGTTTATAAGCACTTATAACATGCCTCTTCTTCAAACCCCTCATGGATCCCTAATATATTAATCCACAagcatttttaataataaacctTGCTTTGGTAAATTAATAacaatctatcttattaaaattcaAGTACAAAATgtgattgtttggcaatatggatagtagttaaaaaaatagtactgtttggaaacatggatagtagtaagttagaaaaaaaaataatgagcttatgctactaaaaaaattgaaagtccattacattatattaaaaagtaatgggtctatgttacttgatatatatattcaaatcaaaataataatttaaaattgatttatataaaaaattcattcaaaaatatacatatattcaaaaaaaattttactaacatattttccaataactattataaaaatgttttcaatatatataataaaaatacaatacaaagtccaatttcaaacaccaacttaaattatggtttttatatttcacattaaattttaaaatataatatatgtgattatttatatgattgtacgtataaaatatattcaaaatttgatttttactaacatattttccaataactattataaaaatgttttcaatatatataataaaaatacaataaaaagcccaatttcaaacaccaacttaaattatggtttttatatttcacattaaattttaaaatataatatatgtgattatttatatgattgtgcgtataaaatattattaattataagaatgcttatttgatggtatgtataaaatacgattaattatatgataacacatattttgtaacctatgataacacatatatggatatatataatagtgattatgGGTGGACGTTCAggttcgttttcgggtctttttgagatttcgtgttcagttcagatctttgaggatttggttctgatttggataaccaatttaaataggtttggtttaaatattcggatagagaattaataattatttgagtatttttagagttttgagtatttttaactatttaagatatttacgtttaattatttgtatatattttcaagcatttatgcgaacttaaaagtatcatatatattctggatatttgtatatatattaaaaataattcggttcggatcggattagatttcaatttcttcaaataccaaaattttgaataattcggatatttaatcaattctggttccgatttagtactacttatttggattgggatcggttcgattcttcgaattcgagttttttgtcCAATCCTAAATAGCGACATAAAAAGCAAAtgacatcattttttttttgttacaaaaaaaaaaaaaaagacatcatattttttttaaaaaatacacccgcacgggagtgcggatcaaaatctaattttaccATTATTGTTCATGTGGCATGCTCACATCCCTCCTCAGTTATCTTAGTTAAGAACACATAAATTACTAGAAAATTTAGAACTTTTGCCACAGGTACATATTGAACAGTTTATCTTATTACATTTTATCTTATAAGATATACAATCGGTTGTTATATAAGACAATAATCTGTTAAGAAAACAATTAGCTTACAAAAGAATTCTGATTCCTCCTTATCAATTATGTATATGATTGTCGGCTCAAGATGTTTTAATAGCGAAAAAGTCGTCAAGTAAAACATTTTCGAAATGGTCTGAGCCGGAGGCCTGATCGGTGTGGTCTGAGTTGCGAGCTACGAACAGCTGAGCCGCCTTCTATGCATCACTAACAACCATCTTCCGCTTCAAGCTTCACCCCATCTTCATCGTTTCATCTCTATATTAAGACTAAGCTCGTGCTCCGACTACCACCACCGGACCGATTCCTTCTCCGTCGAAATTGTCTTCCGCCCTAGCATGAAGCTTCTTCTGTTCAAGTCACCTATGTCGTGTCCAGCTCTCACACACGGCCAGCTCCTCCTGGAATCAATCCTTTTAATATCTACAAATATTATaagtaattttagttttaatttttgataattatatatatatatataatttcttaaatttatacaagttgatttcatatattttaaccaaaaaacagataaaatctatctaaaattatagttttaaatatatagatatctattcttaaatataattttaataaaaattaataattttatctttaattaaatcaaaatctatattaaaatattggtaaaaaataataaaatcaaaaatattaataaaattttacttttaaatataatttaaatttattatatttataggtGCATATGGTAGAGGAAAATACCTAGTTTGTATAGATGAATTGATtacataaaaaaaggaaaatccaTTGTCCTATAAAACATAATTGCAAATATCATAACAGAGATTAAACCAGGTTAcagatataattttatcatgAGCATGATATATAGGAAACtgaattttcaaataatattataaaatatattagacattttatcaatatattttacccataagcttgattttttttttgtcaacacccATAAGCTTGATTTTTTATcagtatttttataaaaaaaacaaataaccaTAAACCAATAACCTTAATAAACTAAAACTATTATATATAGTTCCAacaattaagatttttttttttttgcataaccGAAACAAAGACAATGTACAAAAGTAACCCGATTGTATTCTAaatgaaaccaaaaaaattgtgattaaATTTGGATGACTAGGTAACTCAATACTATATCCAAAATGTAATTAAGGGAGCCAATCTTaattttataatcaaaattaaaggtctaacaatatgttattgtctataatattattataattattttcatacATATAAACTATGTAACGACTCCAacatttaaatacataaaaatgaaatattaacCAATTATTTTAACTGAGTTTTTGAAAGAGGTTATATATGTCCATGaactttcaaaaaattattgttatgttCATTTTATGTAACTTTTAATTGTTCACATAATAATAATTACTTtctatttttcaaaacaaaaatatatcaaatcatgcataatttctctaaaatatattttcataggTAAGAAAATAAACCAAGATTAATGCAACtaacaaaattaatcaaaattttaatatgctTAGAACAAAAAAACATGATTTAACTTAGAGAAGtatatgtaactcaatatactcaaatgataaccaaaccaaacaaataTTCTATACACAAAATCAtatgtctaattaaaataataaaataaatttttataaataaactacAAAAATAGGTAGCTAATCGattattatgatttatttactttaaaaatatttatatccatGACCTAGTGTTATTTGTATTGTATAAGCAACAGGGTTCATTGACCTTAtgtcttttaatatatttctccaccaataatatttattttttcagagTTGTAGTTCTTTGTTTGTTTAACAGTTTTAGAACACCGTTAAGAGCAGAGAACTTTAAAACACCTTCACTGAGTATTGATTTTCCTATAGGCTTTAACTTTTGCAGGTTATTATTTGTTGAGTTCTACTCAAGAAATTTTACTCTATCAGCCTTTTAATGGTAAGAAAGAAAAAGTGATTTTCAAACTCAACACAAACTTTATTGATTAAAGGGTACTTCTGGCAtctcttgacaaaaaaaagggtACTTCTGGCATCCAGTCGGCGCATGTGCGTATGTGCCGGCGCCGGTAAAATCCTCCTTCTCCATATTTCTTTTGCTTTGCTCATCTGTCGTCTTTCTCCAGCCTTCGTCTTGTTCTCGTCTCTGGCTTTGGCTTTCTCTCTGGTAAGGTCCTCTACTCGCGAAGATGATTCAATCCGGCCGCGATGTGCTTGTTCTAGAGTCTAGGCGCAGAGGTTGGTCGTGGTTTTGTCTGTGGAGATCAGCTTTAAGGGAGGTTTTCAATTTTTGGATCTGTCTGGTGGTCTTCTATTGCTTTCTTGGGGTTTGATGGACAGTCTTCTCGGATGGTTACCTCCGCCGGTTATGTAACTTCCTCGGAGGTGATAGTGGGTGGCGGTGGTTGGTTTCCCGGACCTCTACGGCGCCGTGGTGATGCGCTTCCTATTCCGCTTAAGTCAGGTGAGCTTCAATGGTCTTTTTGACACGGAGATAAGCTGTGGACCGTTGTATGCAGTCGAGTATGGTACACAGTTCTGTTTCTGGCTCGTCAAGGGTTATGGAGGTCGTTGTTGGGAGGTCGTCTAGAACTTTCTTGTAGCAGCTCAGTGGATCTTCTCATCTCAGATTCTCCAATATTGTCACTGCCTTGTTCTTTCGCTAGATGGCGACGGCTGTCTCTCCTGGAGGTTCGTTCCTTGGGTGTTATTGTTAGGTTGCTATCCTTGTAACACAGGTGGATTTCATTGCGTGTCATGGGTTCCTGATCTTTTGTTTCTCAAAATTGGCAAAAGGTGTTGCGATAGTAGTCTTGGTTGTGGCGGTGTCCCTTTTGAGTCCAGTGCACATGCCAGTGCTGGTTGTTGATCATTTGGTTTACGATTGGTAGTGTTTCTTGACAGCTTATGTGCAGGTCGTTAGAGTCTAAAGGAAGTGTTTGGTGGCGAATTCAGGTCCGTCTTCGTGAAGAAGGTAAGGATGTGCAATCGGGCTTTTGGATGCACGGTTTGTGTTCTTTTGCCTTTCTCTCCTTCTGTTCTCTTAGAGATTTATTGACAGGGAAGCTTACGAGTTTAAACAAATACATCGAGAGCCAATTACTCTGGAGGTGACTCCGGAAGTCTCTACATCCGAGGCAAGGAGGTGAATCACACCTTCCCATGTCTCTCTCGTCAAAAGTTGAGAACTGCTCTCGATTCTCATTGCAATTGGATCAAATTAGTGAAACGTGCTAGGTGATGGTTGAATAAAACTTGTTAGGAAATGGATAATAGATGTTATTTTGTAGGAGTCGACTTGTAATCAGATCCAAATTCCCAGTTTTGGGttgattaaatataatataatatgtttttttaattttgtatatccagtttttttatttatacacgAAGAAAATACGCCATTTaaactgaatatttaagaaCTGTATAAACACCTACCATTATAGTAGAGCCGAGTTAGACAAAATATCcgtaaatttttatttgattcgttatttgttttaatttaacTGAAAACTCTAGATATCCGTAATTCTACGAAGCAACCCAATCCAAATACTAATATGCAATATCCTTAAGAAACGAAACAAATCACAAGTGTTATAAAAAAAGTCTAGGCGTGAACGAAACGATTTTTTCAAaccaatttattaaaaaatctgTCTAGGGTTAAAAAAACATTGGCCTAAAGGCCCCCGCCTAAACAATAATCTTCTATAAGGTGCCATGTAGGGAGAAGCTGGAGTTCTTGTGTATGAAGATGCCATGTGAGCTTGTGCCAGCAAGGTAGCGGAGGATTCTTTTGGCTGCGTTCCCATGATCTATGGTGGGCTTGTGCATGAACTGTGAGAGACGAGTAACAGCAAAAGAGATATCTGGTCTTGTGAAAGTAAGATATTGGAGACTTCCAACCACAGATCTGTATTCAGTTCCATCACCAAGAAGAGTTCCGCCATGCAGCGTCAGTTTTGGCGAGGTGGGTAGAGGCGTGGTTACAGGTTTAGCTTCAGACATGTTGGTTCTGTGTAGGAGATCTGTAATATATTTCCGTTGCATTAGATGAAGACGAGTCGTTGTACGAGTTGCTTCAATGCCAAGAAAATACTGCAGATCAGTCGGGTCTTTGATCGAGAAGCGCTGAGATTATGTCGGATTCAGGTAGCCACAAGATGGAGACCTGACCGGGGAAGAACGCATGAGTAGGTAACGTACTTGACACTGTCTAGAAGCACCACCACGAAGATACGGGAAAGTGATTTCGGGTTTGAGGGCATGACTCTATCGGTTTCAGGGTCAACGACCTCTCTTGGATCAAGCAACACTGAGACAACCATTGACGAGGATGTGGGTTTGGTATTAGCTTTCCCATGAAAGCTCTTGTTTTGGGCGTCTTTGCTTGCCTGGGCTTCCGTGATGTTAAGCTCAGATGCCAAACGTGAAACCGGAAGCCCCTCGAGAATCCTCCTGTTCTTCATTCTCTTGTCTCGGGTGGTGGTGACATTTTGGAGATGCTCCCTTGTAATGTTGGAGACTGATGATGGGACAATAGCACCTGGAGAAATATCGAACTGGAAGACCTCGGTGCACATGCTATAATCCATTAGTGTCCCTACAATAGATGCAGTAAAAGGGTTAGCTCTAATATCATTCCACTTAGTAAAATCACAAGAAGAGCGCGAAAGTTACCTGCGCCACCTTCATGAAACCACCGATGAAGTCTCTTCCCATCAGGCGAACCAGAAGAGAGAGCCTTGGAAGAATGTGGAAGCATTGCTCCATTTCCTCTCACATCAGGGACAGCTAATGCAGAAGACGGAGCACCAGGAACCGTCAAATCAGGTTCTTCGCTTTTTATCGTCTCAGACACATTCTTCTTAGCTTTCTCGTTAGCCAAAACAGAATGAATGATCAAGTTCCCGTCGATCTTCACAAGCCCATCGTTCCTTGGAACGTAGAGAGAAGCAAAGAGAGGCTCACTGGCATTACTCAGTCGTCCTTCTACTCCCCCACAACTATCTCTAATAGAACAGACACTTTCTCTTCTAACATCAGACCCATCACCAACCATAAGAACCTTCCCTCTATGCTCATCATAATGCCTACGACCCTCATACTTAGCCAAACCACGATCTCCTCCATTGTCAACATTCATAAACGGAACCAACATACCAAACAAGAACATAAAGAAGAGAATCCCAATAAAACTAACACTAGCAACCTTCTTGAGCTTGCTTCTCCCCTCTCCCTTCTTGGGTCTACTACAACTCGGGAGAGGCAATTTAGGAACCAATGGAATCTGTGATCCATAAGGATACGGCATCCACTGATAAGGTAAAGGCGGTGGAGCAATGTAAGGATTCATAGGAGGAGGAGCCATCATCTGCTGCCTTAGCGCTGCATTCTCAGCCATCACATACGAGATCTTGCCGTTCAATTCAGCAATGGTGGAGTTCATACTCTTGACTTTCCCTTGAAGCTCCTCAACGTATTGCTTCTTCCTTAATCTCGAAAGCTGAGCGCTCTCGCGGTTCCTAATCAGCCtcgccttcttcttctcatCGTCCTCCTCCACAGGAGAAGCTGATTTCTCATCAGACTTTTGGTACTTGAAGCTCCTGTATTCTCCTCCAGAGTCTCCCTTCTTCCTCTTGCTCTTCGAGCCTTGCGACGAGACCTGTGAATGAACAAAATCAGATCCATCTTCTAAACCTCTATCCACGATCTTTATCTCCGGTAAATCCATATTCGCATGGGTCGCGATCGATTCTGTGATTGCCACCGGGAGATCCGCGTCGAGGTCGAAATCGAAGAAATCAACGGAATCGTCGAACGAGAAATCCAAATCCGCCAAGTCTCCGTTCTCGTCGTCGAGGAGGAAGCTTAGATCGGAAATTGGATCGGAAGCAGAGAGGAAGAGAGGATCTAGCGGCGGGACTGAGATCATCTCGGGATCGGGCAGCGTATTAGGGTTCAGATCCGGTGGGTTAGCGATAGAGAATGTGGACTCCGTCATCACCGTTGGTTGGTTCTTTCTCTCTTCTGGATTATTCCACACGTTTTATtttgggaagaagaagatgacgtTGACCAGTTTACTTAACAGACGGGGTAAAGGATATTGCGTATCACCGAAGACGGAGTTCACGAGTTTGGTTTTACACGTGTGTGGAATATTTTTGTTGGATTTCTTTATTTGAGCATCGAAAcaatttcatatatttaattttccgaatctaaaataaatgatttataaagtttattatatttttgttccagatcttaaaaaatgaaaaccattatttgttaataaaaatcatttttattaattaattattgcCTTGTTGGCTTGTAGCTAGATcgttatatataagtattttagtttattatatattttagttttaccacaaaaaaaaagtattttagttcAGCtatcaaatatctatatatataaaaatatgttcgcCTCCCTCCTGTGATGCCACGTCATCAAGTCGTGCGTTatgggagtgacacgtgtcccattttatatttggggccaaaataaaacaaaaagctgTCAGGGATAATTGAACTCATCACCTCCAGtactggtaatttctcttagaaccactaggctaaagccactttttataaatatgtggccgcgaaaataaTTATTATCGTGTTGGCTGGAAgtccatgcttcttctgcttgtggccagggccggcactgaactgacgtcaagataaagatcgtgaagttaaaaactttgctccaaacagttttgcaatgtttccaatctttataacttgatgcatataatatatatcaaaatacatttgttgtacacgcttttattagttttgcttttaaaagaaggtatttgcagttataaatgttttgtgctaGTGAAGTAATagttgaaaaatctctatatatatatcattttaaaataacatccaacttctatatatagtcaatacatatgtccatgttatattcttgactaaatattttatttttttaaaatatagaaaacagtttttttagtctacaagcaaatgttgtagagcaaatatgcattatacaaaataatatatatttaaaatccatacgcaaaaacataaaagttgataTAAGCCTCTTtttgacacatgcacactccactatggataagaattaaaaaaaaaaacagtattgttatcaaactttatcacaaaccacatttgtacatctataattatgagttggacaattagttaatttgatacaatacgaAAGCAAATATAATCGAAAAACAGCTATACCActgcatactaataagtaacacataacagataaccaaatttttgaatcttaaaacaaatttcaactcgatcatttagtgaatatcaaattgactaatatcccgcccgtagggcgggccgaccctagtttgatatataaatattgttacaCTATCGGTGTTGTATTATGAATGAAATTCAAAaggtaaaatttaatataacaattaacaaatatacatataacggaagtttcagaaaaaaaaacatataacggAGCTAAATAGGTGGagtattttacattttcaggaaCCAACTAATTAATAGTCGTTAGAAACGTGAAATCGACTAGAGAAGAATCTCCTAAAAACAGATCCATTCCTGCCgaaagactttttttttctttacgtATTGTTCGTATGAAGAATCTTGAGATGGCATGCATGAACTCCTTTTGAGTGTCATACATGCACCAAAGGATTCCAGGCACAAGATTTATATGGTATCTCAACTTTCGGCAACCGATCTAACCAGGCGAGCCACGTGAATCACTTTGTCACAAGCGGAAGTGGCCCAATCCAAATAATTACAAACGTCAGCAACGTGGCTAATCCAATTATGATCATTATCAAAAGCTAAAGACGATGAAATCTTATAGCAGTAAGTAATGCTATAATACAAAGATTTGATGTTATTGATTTACTTTTAAGCTAGCTTTAGACAATATAATTAAGTAAAAAAACAACATAGTAACGCACATCATGACTGTTTCATTTGTC is part of the Brassica rapa cultivar Chiifu-401-42 chromosome A09, CAAS_Brap_v3.01, whole genome shotgun sequence genome and harbors:
- the LOC103840204 gene encoding uncharacterized protein LOC103840204, with product MVGIFSRFSVGRSSHRRTQSAIDDKEVLAPSSDVTASTTTAATHGIEVATEFKPVEHPVEPLDNDQLIQCPLPEPSILNDGRIWKERVSASMRRRGDLQIMKDENSTESDGSAPKPPRPPNRSILPSFSAPEHNLLNLLEECNAIQTVASKNG
- the LOC103840205 gene encoding bZIP transcription factor 28, with product MTESTFSIANPPDLNPNTLPDPEMISVPPLDPLFLSASDPISDLSFLLDDENGDLADLDFSFDDSVDFFDFDLDADLPVAITESIATHANMDLPEIKIVDRGLEDGSDFVHSQVSSQGSKSKRKKGDSGGEYRSFKYQKSDEKSASPVEEDDEKKKARLIRNRESAQLSRLRKKQYVEELQGKVKSMNSTIAELNGKISYVMAENAALRQQMMAPPPMNPYIAPPPLPYQWMPYPYGSQIPLVPKLPLPSCSRPKKGEGRSKLKKVASVSFIGILFFMFLFGMLVPFMNVDNGGDRGLAKYEGRRHYDEHRGKVLMVGDGSDVRRESVCSIRDSCGGVEGRLSNASEPLFASLYVPRNDGLVKIDGNLIIHSVLANEKAKKNVSETIKSEEPDLTVPGAPSSALAVPDVRGNGAMLPHSSKALSSGSPDGKRLHRWFHEGGAGTLMDYSMCTEVFQFDISPGAIVPSSVSNITREHLQNVTTTRDKRMKNRRILEGLPVSRLASELNITEAQASKDAQNKSFHGKANTKPTSSSMVVSVLLDPREVVDPETDRVMPSNPKSLSRIFVVVLLDSVKYVTYSCVLPRSGLHLVAT